A genomic stretch from Sphaerodactylus townsendi isolate TG3544 linkage group LG15, MPM_Stown_v2.3, whole genome shotgun sequence includes:
- the LOC125445137 gene encoding tubulin polymerization-promoting protein family member 2-like, with the protein MSELEKAFRKFATYGDTAASGNDMTGKNFSKMLKECGVMDGKGVTSTDVDIVFNKVKNKGARNITFPEFQEAIKELSAKRFKGKSPEEALQATHQLMEGKEPGNVGATKTVAAGAVDRLTDTSKYTGSHKERFDESGKGKGMAGRADLAQNTGYVGNYKGSGTYDKTH; encoded by the exons ATGTCAGAGCTGGAAAAGGCCTTCCGTAAATTTGCCACGTATGGAGACACAGCTGCCAGCGGCAATGACATGACAGGCAAGAACTTCTCCAAGATGTTGAAGGAGTGCGGGGTGATGGACGGGAAGGGCGTCACCAGCACTGACGTGGACATCGTCTTCAACAAAGTCAA GAACAAGGGTGCCCGTAACATCACATTTCCAGAGTTCCAGGAAGCCATAAAGGAGTTGAGCGCCAAACGCTTCAAGGGGAAGTCTCCAGAGGAGGCTCTGCAGGCAACACACCAGCTGATGGAAGGCAAGGAGCCGGGCAACGTGGGAGCGACG AAAACGGTCGCGGCTGGGGCCGTGGACAGGCTCACAGACACCAGCAAGTACACCGGCTCTCACAAGGAACGTTTCGATGAAAGTGGGAAAGGCAAAGGGATGGCTGGCCGTGCAGACTTGGCTCAGAACACCGGCTATGTTGGAAACTACAAGGGGTCCGGCACCTACGACAAGACCCACTAG